One Weissella coleopterorum DNA segment encodes these proteins:
- the larA gene encoding nickel-dependent lactate racemase — translation MIDIELPYDKKTITAHIADENFAGKLVSKAANFKAKFDEKELVERSLDEAIGGPTLEERAQGKKNIVIISSDHTRPVPSHIITPILLRRLRAVAPEARIRILVATGFHRPSTQEELINKYGAAIVENEEIVMHKSEVDADMVKIGTLPSGGELIINKVAAEADLLIAEGFIESHFFAGFSGGRKSVLPGIASYKTIMANHSGEFIDDQHSRTGNLHHNLIHEDMVYAAKQAHLEFILNVVLDENKKIIGSFAGDIEAAHQKGTDFVASLSQVKAVKSEITISTNGGYPLDQNIYQAVKGMTAAEASNQDHGTIIMVAGMRDGHGGEGFYHNIADVKEPKMFLDKATHTPRLKTVPDQWTAQILARILVHHRVIMVSDLVEPKLITDMHMELASTLEEALDMAYQKEGQRAKVTVIPDGLGVIISED, via the coding sequence ATGATTGATATTGAACTACCATACGACAAAAAGACCATTACCGCACATATTGCGGATGAAAATTTTGCTGGTAAATTGGTTTCGAAAGCGGCTAATTTTAAAGCGAAATTTGATGAAAAAGAATTAGTGGAACGATCTTTGGATGAAGCAATTGGCGGACCAACGTTAGAGGAACGGGCCCAAGGCAAAAAAAATATTGTGATTATTTCATCGGATCATACTCGCCCGGTCCCATCGCATATCATTACGCCGATTTTGTTACGCCGGTTGCGGGCGGTTGCACCTGAAGCTCGGATTCGAATTTTGGTGGCGACGGGGTTCCATCGTCCGTCCACACAGGAAGAGTTGATTAATAAATATGGTGCTGCCATTGTCGAAAACGAAGAAATTGTGATGCATAAGTCTGAAGTTGACGCGGATATGGTTAAAATTGGAACTTTACCGTCTGGCGGGGAACTTATTATTAATAAAGTAGCAGCCGAAGCGGATCTTTTAATTGCTGAAGGTTTCATTGAATCGCATTTTTTCGCTGGCTTTTCAGGTGGTCGTAAATCAGTCTTACCAGGAATTGCTTCATACAAAACGATTATGGCTAACCATTCGGGTGAATTTATTGATGATCAACACTCACGCACAGGTAATTTGCACCATAATTTAATTCATGAGGATATGGTGTACGCCGCTAAGCAGGCGCACTTAGAATTTATTTTAAATGTTGTGCTTGATGAAAATAAAAAAATTATTGGTTCATTTGCTGGTGATATTGAGGCAGCTCATCAAAAAGGAACTGACTTTGTGGCTTCGTTGTCGCAAGTCAAGGCCGTTAAGTCTGAAATAACAATTTCGACTAATGGTGGTTATCCTTTAGACCAAAATATCTATCAAGCCGTAAAAGGAATGACTGCCGCTGAAGCTTCCAACCAAGATCACGGCACGATTATTATGGTCGCTGGAATGCGTGATGGGCATGGAGGAGAAGGTTTTTATCATAATATTGCGGATGTCAAAGAACCAAAAATGTTTTTGGATAAAGCCACACATACCCCACGGTTAAAAACGGTTCCGGATCAATGGACCGCTCAAATTCTAGCTCGTATTTTAGTTCATCATCGAGTCATCATGGTATCAGATTTAGTTGAGCCTAAATTAATTACTGATATGCATATGGAATTAGCTTCAACTCTTGAGGAGGCCTTAGATATGGCCTATCAAAAAGAAGGTCAACGGGCCAAGGTAACAGTAATTCCCGATGGTCTAGGTGTAATTATTTCAGAGGATTAG
- a CDS encoding Crp/Fnr family transcriptional regulator, translated as MVLSHIEYLLNSLEREGVPVVRKKRHTYLTYHGFEESSTYILKNGIVKNSTILQDGREFNISYITKPDVISLLRDEVSKYTDQPFNVRIESEFAEFYKIDRVDFWRLVNADEGLQSYVKEYYRNKLSQNIVHLQRIMMNGKAGAVCAFLYELNTLFGKRLPDRQGTYIDFMVTNEDIAGFCGINSQSSVNRILTSLRQQGVIDIKNHHIIIKDMDYLLDNVAI; from the coding sequence ATGGTTCTTAGCCATATTGAATACTTACTTAACTCTCTAGAACGAGAAGGCGTCCCAGTTGTTCGAAAAAAAAGACATACCTATTTGACTTATCATGGTTTTGAAGAAAGTAGCACTTATATCTTGAAAAATGGAATTGTGAAAAACTCCACTATTTTGCAAGATGGACGAGAATTTAACATTTCATATATTACTAAACCTGACGTTATCAGTCTTTTACGTGATGAAGTTTCCAAATATACTGATCAACCTTTCAACGTTCGAATTGAATCTGAGTTTGCTGAATTTTATAAAATTGACCGAGTTGATTTTTGGCGCTTGGTTAACGCTGACGAAGGTCTTCAATCCTATGTCAAGGAGTACTATCGCAATAAATTATCTCAAAATATTGTTCACCTCCAACGGATTATGATGAATGGTAAAGCTGGAGCTGTCTGTGCTTTTTTATATGAATTAAATACCCTCTTTGGTAAACGACTGCCGGATCGTCAAGGAACTTATATTGATTTCATGGTAACTAATGAAGACATCGCTGGATTTTGTGGAATCAATTCACAATCTTCAGTAAATCGAATTCTTACCTCGCTCCGTCAACAGGGGGTGATTGATATAAAGAATCACCACATTATTATTAAGGATATGGATTACTTATTAGATAATGTGGCCATTTAA
- the cbiM gene encoding cobalt transporter CbiM, producing the protein MHIPDGYLSPETCFLMYATAFPIVTYATKQVANKIKNAPDRIALIGIGAACSFLIMMLNLPIPGGTSAHAVGATILAILLGPYEAVLALTLALILQAFIFGDGGVLALGANIINMAVIMPLFGYGIYSIIHKWGFPKIAVALGSYLGINLAALFVAIELGLQPILFHTTHGQPLYNPYPLPITITAMMGTHLFIVGIIEGAFAMIIYSYVLHHNPKIIIQQTVKIKPLVLGLIGLGVLTPLGTLISAPAWGNGPWTTSKVIFHRGCKPPKNIMPCSLITKLVQCRVLHQH; encoded by the coding sequence ATGCATATTCCAGATGGATATCTGAGCCCTGAAACCTGTTTTTTAATGTACGCCACAGCGTTTCCCATTGTCACTTACGCCACTAAACAAGTTGCCAATAAAATCAAAAACGCCCCAGACCGCATTGCCCTGATCGGAATTGGTGCAGCCTGTTCGTTTCTAATTATGATGCTAAATTTACCAATTCCGGGTGGGACATCGGCACATGCAGTCGGCGCGACCATTCTAGCAATTCTATTAGGCCCGTATGAAGCAGTTTTAGCGCTAACCCTTGCGCTCATTCTCCAAGCTTTTATCTTTGGGGATGGTGGAGTTCTAGCATTAGGGGCCAATATCATTAATATGGCCGTCATTATGCCTTTATTTGGTTATGGAATTTACTCGATCATCCATAAATGGGGGTTCCCTAAAATAGCAGTCGCCCTCGGCTCGTATTTAGGAATTAATTTAGCAGCGCTCTTTGTGGCAATTGAGTTAGGTTTACAACCAATATTGTTTCACACTACGCACGGACAGCCACTATACAACCCCTATCCCCTACCCATCACGATTACAGCGATGATGGGTACTCATTTATTCATTGTTGGAATCATTGAAGGGGCCTTTGCCATGATAATTTATTCTTATGTGCTACACCATAATCCAAAGATAATCATCCAACAAACCGTAAAAATTAAACCATTAGTGTTGGGATTAATTGGTCTAGGCGTGCTAACCCCTCTTGGTACACTCATCTCCGCGCCCGCCTGGGGGAATGGTCCGTGGACTACTTCAAAGGTCATATTCCACAGGGGATGCAAACCACCCAAAAATATCATGCCCTGCTCCCTGATTACCAAGTTGGTTCAATGCAGAGTTTTACATCAGCATTAA
- a CDS encoding CbiQ family ECF transporter T component, which translates to MWIKKEHKSVLQQNRFRLNQLLNFLESQPTVKKINRPVRIAAWRLITLVCFLIVTAQIIPIKFLIVICLGLLIMTVCHSLTWIFQFSQRFFSLFFFSSILVLPTIFWSNPSFAERFILRLAINLILIIQYQLNTSIAEFSHALEEIGLPRTMIFALNISLISIQDGAQNLVRLLEAQQIRTLKLTRFSFQKSSHLLGTLVEKIHINSQHHAAGLKIRQINPTMERFRYRYIAVLILTCLSSFLFLGE; encoded by the coding sequence ATGTGGATCAAAAAAGAGCATAAATCAGTTTTACAACAAAATCGCTTTCGACTAAATCAGCTTCTAAATTTTTTAGAATCACAGCCAACTGTAAAAAAAATTAACCGCCCAGTCAGGATCGCTGCTTGGCGGTTAATTACTTTAGTTTGTTTTTTAATAGTCACGGCTCAAATTATCCCGATCAAATTTTTGATCGTCATTTGCCTCGGTTTATTAATTATGACCGTCTGCCATTCTCTTACTTGGATTTTTCAATTTAGTCAGAGATTTTTCTCATTATTTTTTTTTAGCAGTATTTTAGTTTTACCCACCATTTTTTGGTCAAATCCATCATTTGCTGAGCGGTTTATTTTACGTTTAGCGATTAATTTAATCCTGATTATCCAATATCAACTAAATACTTCAATCGCAGAGTTTTCACATGCCCTTGAAGAAATTGGATTGCCTCGGACAATGATTTTCGCACTCAATATTTCTTTGATTAGTATCCAGGATGGCGCCCAAAACTTAGTAAGATTACTTGAAGCACAACAAATTCGCACGCTTAAGTTAACTCGATTTTCTTTTCAAAAAAGCAGTCATTTGTTAGGAACTTTGGTGGAAAAAATTCATATTAATAGCCAGCACCATGCCGCTGGATTGAAAATTCGGCAAATCAATCCAACGATGGAGCGCTTCAGATATCGGTATATAGCTGTCCTAATCCTGACTTGCCTTAGTAGTTTCTTATTTCTAGGAGAATGA
- a CDS encoding energy-coupling factor ABC transporter ATP-binding protein has protein sequence MFKFEAVQYQYPNQSTTFKFDFTLTNTGITAILGANGAGKSTLIRLMAGLTSPAKGSIYFQQQLINARELPCDFYQNIGIVLQNPETMLFNSTVFDELAYGPSQNFPATKVQSMVQKTAQTFALEPLLNLSPTQLSGGQKKLVSIACILINQPQLLILDEPFGGLSLENSNLILKVLQEYKQTHKIIIAHHDFQSIINLIDEVLIVENGQNNVPIKDITDIIQLANTY, from the coding sequence ATGTTTAAATTCGAAGCAGTTCAATATCAATACCCTAATCAATCAACTACCTTTAAATTCGATTTCACATTGACCAACACTGGTATTACCGCCATCTTAGGGGCTAACGGCGCTGGTAAATCAACCTTAATTCGATTAATGGCCGGCTTAACTAGCCCCGCTAAGGGTTCTATTTATTTTCAACAACAATTGATTAACGCTCGTGAATTACCTTGTGATTTTTACCAAAATATTGGGATCGTATTGCAAAACCCCGAAACAATGCTCTTTAACTCAACTGTTTTTGATGAATTAGCCTATGGACCCAGTCAAAACTTTCCCGCCACCAAAGTGCAAAGCATGGTTCAAAAAACTGCACAAACTTTCGCCTTAGAACCACTTTTAAATTTATCACCCACCCAACTTTCAGGTGGTCAAAAAAAATTAGTCAGCATTGCCTGTATTTTAATTAATCAACCACAGCTCTTAATTTTAGACGAACCATTTGGGGGACTCTCCCTCGAAAATAGTAATCTAATCTTAAAAGTTTTACAAGAATATAAACAAACACATAAAATAATTATTGCCCATCACGATTTTCAATCAATTATTAATTTGATTGATGAGGTTTTGATCGTTGAGAACGGTCAAAATAACGTCCCAATAAAAGATATAACCGACATTATTCAACTAGCTAATACCTACTAA
- a CDS encoding cupin domain-containing protein, with amino-acid sequence MQQFSDTGKTPFIQNMIEMAKQNTNYREAIWTGEEMQVTLMSIPAGHGDIGMEIHPTHDQLLFLAAGTGTVQMGDHKDHITIKKTVKAGDTVIVPKNIWHNITNSGDAPMQVISVYAPVQHPAGIVQEHKPS; translated from the coding sequence ATGCAACAATTTAGCGATACGGGTAAGACGCCTTTTATTCAAAATATGATTGAAATGGCCAAGCAAAATACCAATTACCGTGAAGCAATTTGGACAGGCGAAGAGATGCAGGTAACGTTGATGAGTATTCCAGCTGGTCATGGTGACATCGGTATGGAAATTCATCCCACGCATGATCAACTGCTCTTCTTAGCAGCTGGAACTGGAACCGTACAGATGGGTGATCATAAAGATCATATTACCATTAAAAAAACCGTCAAGGCCGGCGATACCGTTATTGTCCCCAAAAACATTTGGCACAATATTACTAATTCCGGCGATGCTCCCATGCAAGTAATCTCGGTTTATGCACCAGTACAACACCCAGCTGGAATTGTTCAAGAACATAAACCATCATAA
- a CDS encoding GNAT family N-acetyltransferase, producing the protein MEILTYNDTMHEAVSHLIRTAFTATDHGYDGEVELTDALRISSTVTFELVAFNERKPVGYAMLSVATINSDSDQQGLVLAPLSVAPEFQNQGVGSHLMHVVENLALQREYQFISILGSPDFYHRFGYTAASRFGIQAPMEIPDEFFMLKPMTLNHKFNGMLNYAPEFGI; encoded by the coding sequence TTGGAAATATTAACATATAATGACACAATGCATGAAGCAGTGAGTCATTTAATTCGAACTGCTTTTACTGCGACCGATCATGGATATGATGGTGAGGTTGAATTAACAGATGCTTTAAGAATTAGTTCAACTGTGACTTTTGAATTGGTGGCATTCAATGAGCGTAAACCAGTGGGTTATGCGATGCTTAGTGTAGCGACCATTAATTCAGACTCAGACCAACAAGGGTTAGTCTTAGCGCCATTGAGTGTGGCACCGGAATTTCAGAATCAAGGAGTGGGAAGTCATCTAATGCATGTAGTCGAAAATTTGGCGCTGCAAAGAGAATACCAGTTTATTAGTATTTTGGGTTCTCCGGATTTTTATCATCGGTTTGGCTATACTGCGGCTAGCCGGTTTGGTATCCAAGCTCCAATGGAAATTCCAGATGAATTTTTTATGTTGAAGCCAATGACCTTAAATCATAAATTTAATGGCATGTTGAATTACGCACCTGAATTTGGAATATGA
- a CDS encoding pentapeptide repeat-containing protein encodes MIENKVMSLDEVEIGEKYFKCEFTFSNGNLLLDDITFDSCIFKQDDFSLADILDCTFINCDLSNFLFNESNIYRTKFKNDRLLGSSWIGANLKDIKIEACQGDLSNFSAAKITKSVFSDTALQEAYFQDVEFKNQIIFDHCNIDAIDVTNTKLKQVQVASSSFSAISFSPELMKGLQLNIQQGMIILNALGLDVKD; translated from the coding sequence TTGATTGAAAATAAGGTAATGAGTTTGGATGAGGTTGAGATTGGTGAAAAGTATTTTAAATGTGAATTTACATTTTCAAATGGTAATCTCTTACTGGATGACATAACTTTTGATAGCTGTATTTTTAAGCAAGATGATTTTAGTTTAGCTGATATCTTGGATTGTACATTTATTAATTGTGATCTCTCTAATTTTTTGTTTAATGAAAGCAATATTTATCGCACTAAGTTTAAAAATGATCGTCTTTTGGGATCTTCTTGGATTGGTGCAAATCTTAAGGATATCAAAATTGAAGCATGTCAAGGTGACCTAAGTAATTTTTCTGCAGCTAAAATTACCAAGAGTGTTTTTTCAGATACCGCTTTACAAGAAGCATATTTTCAAGATGTTGAATTTAAAAATCAGATTATTTTTGATCACTGTAATATTGATGCCATTGATGTTACAAACACAAAATTAAAACAGGTGCAGGTAGCAAGTAGTAGTTTTTCTGCTATTTCGTTTAGTCCGGAATTGATGAAGGGGCTTCAACTAAATATTCAACAGGGTATGATTATTTTAAATGCGTTAGGGTTAGACGTTAAGGATTGA
- a CDS encoding TMEM175 family protein, with the protein MNKSRIEAFTDAIIAIIATIMVLEFKTPETYHLSGIIEELPYLFAYATSFAFILVAWYNHHYMFSIAERITKKIYWVNNLWLFSMSLIPVSTAWVGEYVDKTVPELFYFFVFLVWSIAYLWLSHEIVKALATSSKEKALQIQNMSANRLLSNKYLLLALATAALLTFVFPPIMIIATAIELIIMGISTPADGDQLY; encoded by the coding sequence ATGAATAAAAGTAGGATCGAAGCATTTACAGATGCCATTATTGCGATTATTGCCACGATTATGGTTTTAGAATTTAAAACGCCAGAAACGTATCATTTGTCTGGGATTATTGAAGAATTACCTTATCTTTTTGCGTACGCTACTAGTTTTGCGTTTATCTTAGTGGCTTGGTATAACCATCATTATATGTTTTCAATTGCAGAACGGATTACGAAAAAAATTTATTGGGTTAATAATTTATGGTTATTTTCTATGTCCTTAATTCCAGTATCAACAGCTTGGGTGGGTGAATATGTTGATAAAACCGTACCCGAATTGTTTTACTTTTTTGTGTTTTTAGTTTGGTCGATTGCTTATCTTTGGTTATCTCATGAAATTGTTAAGGCGTTAGCTACTAGTAGTAAAGAGAAAGCACTGCAAATTCAAAATATGTCCGCAAATCGATTACTTAGTAATAAATATTTACTGTTGGCGCTCGCAACGGCTGCCTTATTGACGTTTGTATTTCCACCGATTATGATTATCGCGACGGCGATTGAATTGATTATCATGGGAATATCAACCCCGGCCGATGGAGATCAACTTTATTAA
- a CDS encoding GNAT family N-acetyltransferase, with protein sequence MLEKRIAKKVDYPDVVGVWDRSVRATHHFLSQEDKEFYQNLIPNFFDAVELMLWYENDNLIGFSGVDGYELVMLFLDPKFIGNHYGTNIITWLKSNKGINKIDVNEQNEKALQFYLKQGFEIDSRSQADGFDKPYPILHLKRKGD encoded by the coding sequence ATGTTAGAGAAGAGAATTGCTAAAAAAGTTGATTACCCAGATGTTGTTGGAGTTTGGGATAGATCAGTTAGAGCGACACATCACTTTTTATCTCAAGAGGACAAGGAATTTTACCAAAACCTTATCCCAAATTTTTTTGATGCGGTCGAATTAATGTTATGGTATGAAAATGATAATTTAATTGGATTTAGTGGTGTAGACGGATATGAGTTAGTAATGTTATTTTTGGATCCTAAATTTATTGGGAATCATTACGGAACTAACATCATCACTTGGTTGAAATCCAATAAAGGTATTAATAAGATTGATGTGAATGAACAAAATGAAAAAGCCTTGCAATTTTATTTGAAACAAGGCTTTGAAATAGATTCGAGAAGCCAGGCAGATGGTTTCGATAAACCATATCCAATTTTACATTTAAAACGAAAAGGCGATTAA
- a CDS encoding MucBP domain-containing protein translates to MNPLVALADDQSHISSDSSSQSASEQINKNNNQATQKSKQQNNVDSKTNKATSETEDATLNGLPYSYDATTKTVTYHTGTYNITRDDSVINGDIADINNAEHVVIDGKINFVRDNDYYNIALFRASSEANTIEGLKNVDFSGAGPYTLKSLFLNTHYRSLDLSSLGTASIDNTTEMFRNMPNLEHVDLTALDMSNVTRTESMFAFDPSLKSVKFGKQNLSNVHRMTKMFFHDVNLESVDTENWTTSDQLDGVKNMFNGDSAMKKLDISTINMTNTAMLTSDSKTQEPGTGTGGGDWTPGEGLNSMLANMIQLKELKVGVNNNFKSVDGAGNHYNVGLHAVGEKDLNGYEYLGGWRNIGAGTVDNPAGENSWSSENFMRFFDRSKDAGTYVWDPRKADDVTVRYVDENNNYLEKPIVIQGNVGDPYSTKQKVFEGYTFHDVQGDVSGRLTDSVKPIIYTYYKNNGSNHTVNFYDMNGKKIADQINRTGTYQDSYDLTDQVNKTLAALKAKGYQSVSNYGVIKGNFGKVHDGAGYILTKLPASEVGTVKANYVDEQGKTITDSEIKGGKLGSNYKTEKKDIKGYTFKAVKGNETGQITKQEQTVTYVYTKNPEKGADVTVKYTDENGQELAKSEVKTGNVGDKYTTEKKELTGYTFKEVKGSTNGEFTDKAQTVTYIYTKNDDNSVKPSEPAQPNTPDNQTDSNTNAKNDTTNNIVNQVVNNVETMLPKTSAQKLTFAGIVSVALASIAGIMIWKKRQ, encoded by the coding sequence ATGAATCCCTTGGTGGCCTTAGCTGATGACCAATCGCATATTAGTAGTGATTCAAGTAGTCAAAGTGCATCCGAACAAATTAACAAAAACAATAACCAAGCCACTCAAAAAAGTAAGCAACAAAACAATGTTGATTCAAAAACTAATAAAGCAACTTCAGAAACTGAAGATGCGACACTGAATGGGTTACCTTACTCATACGATGCAACCACTAAGACGGTGACATATCATACTGGAACATATAACATTACTCGTGACGATTCCGTTATTAATGGGGATATTGCAGATATTAATAATGCCGAGCATGTTGTCATTGATGGTAAAATCAATTTTGTTCGTGATAATGACTACTATAATATTGCCTTATTTAGAGCTTCATCAGAAGCAAATACAATTGAAGGTCTTAAAAATGTTGATTTTTCAGGCGCTGGCCCATATACACTAAAAAGTTTATTTTTAAATACTCATTATCGTTCATTAGATCTTAGTAGTCTAGGAACTGCATCAATTGATAACACCACTGAAATGTTTAGAAATATGCCTAATTTAGAACATGTTGATTTAACAGCATTAGATATGAGCAATGTGACCAGAACTGAATCGATGTTTGCCTTTGATCCATCGCTGAAATCAGTAAAATTTGGTAAGCAAAATTTAAGTAATGTACATCGAATGACTAAGATGTTTTTCCATGATGTTAATCTTGAATCTGTAGATACTGAGAATTGGACTACTTCAGATCAATTAGATGGTGTTAAAAACATGTTTAATGGTGACTCAGCCATGAAAAAGTTAGATATATCAACCATCAATATGACGAATACTGCTATGTTAACAAGCGATAGTAAAACACAAGAACCCGGGACAGGAACTGGAGGAGGGGACTGGACACCTGGTGAGGGTTTGAATTCAATGTTGGCTAATATGATACAATTGAAGGAATTAAAGGTAGGGGTCAATAATAATTTTAAAAGTGTGGATGGTGCGGGTAACCATTATAATGTTGGTTTGCACGCCGTGGGTGAAAAAGATCTAAATGGGTATGAATATCTTGGAGGTTGGCGCAATATTGGCGCAGGAACCGTTGATAACCCCGCTGGTGAAAATTCATGGTCATCAGAGAATTTTATGCGCTTTTTCGATAGATCAAAAGATGCAGGTACTTATGTTTGGGACCCACGAAAAGCAGATGATGTAACCGTCAGATATGTTGATGAAAACAATAATTATCTCGAAAAACCCATCGTAATTCAGGGCAATGTGGGCGACCCTTATAGTACAAAGCAAAAAGTGTTTGAGGGATATACCTTTCATGATGTTCAGGGGGATGTGTCCGGTCGACTTACAGACAGTGTAAAACCTATCATATATACTTATTACAAGAATAATGGGTCAAATCATACTGTTAATTTTTATGATATGAATGGTAAAAAGATTGCTGATCAGATTAACAGAACTGGAACCTATCAAGATTCGTATGATCTAACGGATCAAGTTAATAAAACTTTGGCGGCCTTAAAAGCCAAGGGCTATCAGTCAGTTTCCAATTATGGGGTCATTAAGGGAAACTTTGGCAAAGTTCATGATGGCGCGGGCTACATCTTAACGAAGTTACCGGCCAGCGAAGTTGGAACCGTCAAAGCCAACTACGTTGATGAACAAGGCAAGACCATTACCGATAGTGAAATTAAGGGTGGAAAATTAGGTTCAAATTATAAGACCGAAAAGAAAGACATTAAAGGCTACACCTTTAAAGCCGTCAAAGGAAATGAAACAGGTCAAATTACCAAGCAAGAACAAACAGTAACTTACGTTTATACTAAGAATCCTGAAAAAGGTGCGGATGTAACCGTCAAGTATACGGATGAAAATGGTCAGGAGCTTGCCAAATCAGAAGTGAAGACTGGAAATGTTGGCGATAAGTATACGACTGAAAAGAAAGAGCTTACTGGATATACTTTCAAGGAAGTTAAGGGATCAACCAACGGCGAGTTTACTGATAAGGCACAAACCGTGACATATATTTATACTAAGAATGATGACAATAGTGTAAAACCAAGTGAACCAGCTCAGCCAAATACACCGGATAACCAGACGGATTCAAATACTAATGCCAAGAACGATACAACGAATAATATTGTAAACCAGGTAGTTAATAACGTTGAAACGATGTTACCGAAGACCTCAGCGCAAAAATTGACGTTCGCCGGTATCGTTAGTGTGGCTTTAGCCAGTATAGCTGGAATAATGATTTGGAAGAAACGCCAATAA
- the gloA2 gene encoding SMU1112c/YaeR family gloxylase I-like metalloprotein: MQFSVIHHIAINASDYVATKKFYVDQLGFEVIRETPRPAKNDIKLDLQLGTQELEIFIADHFPKRLTYPEALGLRHLAFKVDQIEVALAELASQGIEFEPVRIDEVTDKKMTFFFDPDGLPLELHE; encoded by the coding sequence ATGCAATTTTCAGTCATTCACCATATTGCTATTAATGCATCGGATTATGTGGCAACGAAAAAATTTTATGTTGATCAATTAGGGTTTGAAGTGATTCGAGAAACGCCACGCCCAGCAAAAAATGATATTAAATTAGATTTGCAATTGGGTACACAAGAATTAGAAATTTTTATTGCGGATCATTTCCCTAAGCGTTTAACTTATCCGGAAGCTTTGGGGTTGCGGCATTTAGCTTTTAAGGTCGATCAGATTGAAGTCGCTTTGGCGGAATTAGCTAGTCAAGGAATTGAATTTGAACCAGTTCGCATTGATGAAGTGACGGATAAGAAGATGACTTTTTTCTTTGATCCAGATGGGTTACCATTAGAACTTCATGAATAG
- a CDS encoding zinc ribbon domain-containing protein, whose protein sequence is MEKFCQSCAMPLNTNILGTEADGSRSQKYCTQCYLNGQFVQPNLTFDEMVAIGIKGIDQTRGNRIAKWMMKKSYPMMLKNTERFKR, encoded by the coding sequence ATGGAAAAGTTTTGTCAAAGTTGCGCGATGCCACTAAATACCAATATTTTAGGCACAGAAGCTGATGGATCACGTAGTCAAAAATACTGTACGCAATGTTATTTAAATGGTCAATTTGTACAACCTAATTTAACGTTTGATGAGATGGTAGCAATTGGAATTAAAGGAATTGATCAAACTCGTGGTAATCGAATTGCGAAGTGGATGATGAAAAAATCTTATCCCATGATGCTAAAAAATACTGAAAGATTTAAACGTTAA
- a CDS encoding ATP-dependent Clp protease proteolytic subunit, whose protein sequence is MNPIPYVIEQSARGERSYDIYSRLLIDRIIMLTGEINSAMAATIKAQLLFLDAQDPDKDIYMYIDSPGGEVIAGMSIYDTMNFVHADVQTIVVGLAASMASILASSGTKGKRFMLPNSEFLIHQPMGGTQGQETEMKIAYEQIFKTRKRLAQVLADNSGQPLERVNEDIERDHWLDANESLEYGLIDKVLKNVSDK, encoded by the coding sequence ATGAATCCAATTCCATACGTCATTGAACAATCCGCTCGCGGTGAACGTTCATATGATATTTATTCACGTCTATTAATTGACCGTATTATTATGTTAACGGGTGAGATTAACTCAGCCATGGCAGCAACAATTAAAGCACAATTATTGTTCTTAGATGCGCAAGATCCTGATAAAGATATCTATATGTATATTGACTCACCAGGTGGTGAAGTCATTGCTGGGATGTCAATTTATGATACGATGAATTTTGTGCATGCTGATGTCCAAACAATTGTTGTTGGTTTGGCAGCATCAATGGCTTCTATTTTAGCTTCATCAGGAACGAAAGGTAAACGTTTTATGTTGCCTAACTCTGAATTCTTAATTCACCAACCAATGGGTGGAACACAGGGACAAGAAACTGAAATGAAGATTGCCTATGAGCAAATTTTCAAAACAAGGAAACGCTTAGCGCAAGTTTTGGCTGATAATTCTGGTCAACCTTTAGAACGCGTCAATGAAGATATTGAACGTGATCACTGGCTGGATGCTAATGAATCATTAGAATACGGCTTAATTGACAAAGTTCTAAAAAACGTTAGTGATAAATAA